agctttgttcataattgcccaaacttggaaACCACTGACATTGTTCTTTAGTCGGTaaatggataagtaaactgtggtacatctgaACAATAGAGTATTATTCAGCTctagaaagaaatgagctatcaagccatgaaaagacactgAGGAACCCTTAAGtgtatattactaagtgaaagaagccaatctgaaagttctgtatgattccaaccatgttacattctggaaaaggcaaagctatggaagcggtaaaaagatcagtggttgtcagaggGAAGAGAGGCGTGAGTAGGTAGAGCACAGAGatattttcagggcagtgaaaccaTTCTGTGTAATagaatggtggatacatgtcattatatatttgttgaaaCCCATAGATATACAAAACCAAGAGTGAGTTCTTATGTAAACCCTGTGGACTTGGGGTGATGATGTGTTAATacaggttcatcagttgtaacaaatgtactactcTGGTGCCAAATGTTGGTAGTGGGGGAGGTTATGCATATGTGGGGACAGGGGATATAAGGAGCTCTGTACTTTTTGCCTAATTTTGCTGTGCacctaaaactgctttaagaaataaaatctatttaaaaataaaaaattaaattgaaaaagtaTGCATTTTAAGTATGACTCTTCTGATACTTTCATTTTTAGGCCCAGAATAAAGAGACCAGTGTTTTAGCTGCTGCAAAGGTGATTGACACCAAATCTGAGGAAGAACTTGAAGATTACATGGTTGAGATTGATATATTAGCATCTTGTGATCATCCAAATATAGTCAAGCTTCTAGATGCCTTCTATTATGAGAACAATCTTTGGGTAAGTATTTTCTATTAATCTGTAGGAGTAGCCAAAACGAGTTAATTGTCCTAAAGAGGTTTATGAGTGGTAAAAGCCTATTTTATGAATTACCTCTTCTATTTGGTTACTTATGTTACTTGAATGATAGTTGATTTGCTGATGAGAGAGTCATTAACGGTATAATTATCCTCAGTTTCAACAGATGTTCAGATTTATGTTTCAGACTACCAGTTTCATCATGATTGTTTTGACATTGGATCCAGGTGGAGAAACTTGATTAAGAGTATTAAATTTCCTAAAATATGAGATTAGATTTCTTTGTTcgtaatttaaatttaagaatttattaactttttttatgtttctttgttttcctagaaattgtttataattttttaccCTAAACTTTTTGTAAATCATGTAATAAACTGTAAGATActagaaatgttaaatatttatctTATGTATTATCAGGCTCAACTTCAGTGTGTGATGCAGTGGCTAAGGCtgtatatataaattttgttcatttttagaaaatattaggcacaaataaatatagaaataaaatgttaatattcttcataatattctttataataacaaGTCAGTCACTTACTCTGTACCAACACAAGAGGGCTTTTTAAAATGGAGTTTCAGTTTTTCCTCCTTGAAGGAAAAAGCACAGTGTTATGAGAGAAGAATAAGTAGTGTAAGGCATACCTGACTGGAAATTAAAAGGCCTACCTTTTTTGATTCTAATGCTGCCTGTTAGGAGCTTGGATAAGTCAGTTAACCTTTATGAGCCTATTTACTCATCTATAGGATGGATCTGCctcccaaattatttttcaaataatataattaatttgaaaataatttgtaattgaCAAGCAcctgtaaaaaataaagtgttataCTGGGGGGAAAACAGAAACCTacaaaatttgttaaaatgttattTCCAAAAATTACCTATAATTATTATTAGTGTGATATCTTCTAAAATAGTTGTTCATGGCTCTAGCAGAATGTTTCCaagattataataaaaatgaactcCTAGACAATTTAATAAATTGAAACGATCTTTACTTGGGactattgcaaaataaaaatttggacaACTGTGAGGGAAAGTTTAGTGGACAACATAGATATTAATTAAAGagtcataataaatataaaattgcaaCTGTGTGATAAGGGTTAGGAGGAAGGATGCATGGTATTATATCTTACCAGGGAGGTCAAGGTAGGCATCTGTCAGCAAGTAATAATTGAGGTAGGATCTGAagcttttgtatatattttttttctatttttttaaactaagagaagtctctatatatttattcttattaataaagttttaaaaaagaaatatgtgatCACTTAAATCACAATAGTTaccttaaaaatgtaataaagtcTTTCAGTGGTGACAAAATGGATATGTATACTGTACtgaataaaaattctgaataaaaatttGTGCCTAATAATTTTAGAGAAGCAGAAACACTAAAAGTGGTTATTGACAAAAATGCACTTCTGCAATGTGTTCTCTGTGCTTTCTTGAATGTGTATCATTTAAGACTTGTAATTCTTGGACAAAGAAATCTTCATGTTTAGTACAATGGTGTTCTCAGATTATTTGATAggtattcctttttcttttttgctaaattaaagaaaaaatactgaaactcAATGTAGTTTTAGACATGTGCTTTTTTATTTGCATGCAGATCCTCATTGAATTTTGTGCAGGTGGAGCAGTAGATGCTGTGATGCTTGGTAAATACCTTTTTGTCCTTTATGTTTATATCtaatacttaataaaaataaatgaacttcaaacatttatacataagtatatataattGTTGAATGAAGTTCAATAAATTGAGGAATCaactgaattatatttttatattcttggaTAATTGTAATAAAATTCTCAAATGAAATGTTGGGTATAATATGTCAAGAAAGTATTCTTTCTAGATATTTAGTTCTTCTACAATAAATTCACTGTATATGATCTTCAATGGCAGTGGTATACAGAGAGGTATATAGCCTGCTAATATGTTTTCACTGtataaaaatgcagatttgtttactttttcccttATAGAACTTGAGAGACCATTAACTGAGTCCCAAATACAAGTAGTTTGCAAGCAGACTTTAGAGGCATTGAACTACTTACATGATAATAAAATCATCCACAGAGATCTAAAGGCGGGCAACATTCTTTTTACCTTAGATGGAGATATTAAATTGGGTAAGTTATTCATTTAAGCAAAACATTTGAATTTGCGCTCTGAGATTTCCCCTGTATGTATGTGATTTAATAGTGTTTTATTACTACTGAAATATGTGAGACGTGTTAATTTCCTCCATGCTGCTTTTTCAAACGCTTTCTTGGATAAATATTCATTAACTCCCAGAATTCCTAAGTATATTATACCTAATATAAagacactttaaaaagaaagtaagaaaggatggatttttattttcaaataggcAAGCTTTTTAAACATTGGTTAAAATTTTCTTCCCCTAAAATTTTATATGTAGACTTAAtagttgtaaatattttacatttagaatACAGTATAGTATGTAAAACTGCTAGCTCAGTATTAACTTCATTTCTAAAACTCATGtctagtggatttttttttaaatgtttagttttatagTCTTTTATTTAAAGCTGTGGCATTTTGGCTAGACTAAGAAGGTAACCTTAGGCCTGAAAAGGATACCTGAAATAAGTATAAGGactaaaacttttaattttgttttttatactgaAGGACTAAATGTTTATCTACATAAGAATGAGATGTAGATTTTAGATtggaaattaattaatttcatatatatatgtacgttCAAATGGAAGATATAGCTCTCTTGTAGTATACCtgatatgaattaaaaaaatctagTGATGAAATCTGAATTTGTGTATTTTAGAAGGATATTAAAAGGACAGAATATATTCAAAGGTTGTGTTGATACCAATGATCATAGCCATTTCATTTTACTTGTCTTGATATCTAAACAGATGATATGCTGAAATTTAGCCTTTTTTTGGTGaaatcaagatacagaaaaccacacaaaaaattatatagATTAGTGACCTTTTAGCTTTGCAGTCACCACCTaggtgaagaaataaaactctgtcTGGCACCCCAGATGCCCATCTCAGTCACTGCTCCTCCCTTTCTCACACTTTATTCTGACTTTGTGTTCAAGATGTTAGAGTTTAAACTTGCCCatatataaaatttgatttttcttttaagcctCTTTAGGTTCCCcctccatctttattttctttacgTTATGGCATGCATTCTCATGGGGGCAGTATAGCCCCCAAGAGGGCAAAATTGATTCTTTGGAGGCAAAAACCCTGAGATATTACAATGGCTTTTGACCCTCTAAAGGCCCACATTACGTGGACAGATATACAGTATATCTATGGCATTAAAATTTCATGGAGGGGattaggaaaaaatgaagaggcttcgggatggggtggggaggtaATAATGAAAGAAAGGTTGAGCAACACTGattcaagtgattttttttctttaatttttaattttttcttgagttctatcacttttctgactttttctaattctgtgttACTGTTTTATGTCtctcatcattttttaaagacttGTAGCTCATTTCAAAATCATATGTTATAGTTTTGATCTCTTTTTGGGGCTTGCTTTtctgtaaatgtattaaaattttatttgaatgtaGAAACTTACCTTTGTGTAAAACATTgtataccttaaaaaaataagtatattattGAACATTTGGGAATCTCAAAATAGTTTTGcattatttgacattttaaacagttttatttttctgttttattaattcaCAAATACTTAGAGTACCTTTCATTTCTGCAGCACAGATGTATGGATCTATCCTATGCTTAAGAACCATATAGTAGACACAGATGATTAGAATACAAGGCAGAATTTcatgagttttaggagttctacaacaaagtatcacaaaggttaaaattatgaatatggttaataatagtagctaccatttattgagcatattaATCTGTGCCAGTTCTTTAGGCATGAGCATCAAATActggatttttgttatttattcaaTTTTGAGGACTGTAGCATCAGatgtgaaactttaaaaatttgtttatatatggCATGAGGTAAATTATGCAACAATAACAATTTTATGTTGCTATTAATGGTTGTCCAAGCTCCAAACTGAAAAGGTGATGTGAACAACTGATAAAGCTATAATGTTGCTGTTCTCTGTAATTTAAATCAGAATATGTAAATTCCCaatctttttctttgtaatatagttttatGAGGTAATTAGCAATATATGCTGTCATAAACACTATTTGGTATAATCTCTATTTTACACactattgaaaaaaatgtttacatctaTTAATTTAATTGCAACATATAGCACTCGTTGGCATTTCTTTTGAAGTGGATAATCTATTTTAAAgttagtattttttgttttcaattctgAAGAATTTGTCTTCTGAAGATGTATAAAGGTGGTGGTTTTAAGTGTATGATGCCCTAGTGGTAAGAAATAGTGTTTTACCTTCTAAGTACCATTTCTCTTCACTAtccatatatgaggggtcttcaaaaagttcatggaaagatttgtattatcttttaattctgtttttccatgaactttttgcagtacccttgtATTGATAATGGAATCTTTTCTTTGGCAGTTTTTTTGGGAATGTGGTAGAAAGAGGATGCTCAAGATTAAGATGGTAGAGAAATTACTTCTTTCTATTTCACATGCCCTTTAATACAAGTGGCCTTATTAAAGATTAGAAATGCATCCCCTGCCTCCCCCCGCCCTGGTTGAATACAATGAACTATGCTTAAAAACTGTCATTAATACTTTTGTGTGATTGTTTATATCAAGCGGATTTTGGAGTATCAGCTAAAAACACGAGGACAATTCAAAGAAGAGATTCCTTTATTGGCACACCATATTGGTATGTATTCAGTTTTGTCAATTTATAGTATTAGTCATGTTAGCAGTTATTATTACTCATTAATTTTGTccacataattgattatattgtCTATGTGGATTGCAATCACTGTTCTTAAGTTAATCACCTTAACTTTCAATTCTGTGTCTTCACAGGATGGCTCCTGAAGTAGTCATGTGTGAAACGTCTAAGGACAGACCTTATGACTACAAGGCTGATGTTTGGTCTCTGGGTATCACTTTAATAGAAATGGCTGAGATAGAACCACCTCATCATGAATTAAATCCAATGCGAGTGCTGCTAAAAATAGCAAAATCTGAGCCCCCTACTTTAGCACAGCCATCAAAATGGTAATATTCTAAAGGAagctttttaagaaacaaaactggATGTTTTATTCTCCCAATTTTCCAAGGGCATTTAAATTTGGATATGTGGTACAAAGATTATATGAATTAGAAAAGTGATGGTTGGTTTGTTTTCCTTAAGGACCACAAATGGTCATAAATAACTTTTCCCATATGTTTGAGAATGTGAATAATTGGCGTTTTGCATGAAAAAGGTATTTTCTGTACTATTAGAAAGTGAGGCATATGTGTAGTTGATCTTATATTTGTGGAATTTATTAGAAGAATTTTCTGATTTTGGCATACTTGTTAATATATGGCTATATCTCAATGACAAATTGTGTACCTCCTTATATATATGTCTGACAtatatttacagatgaataaattttataaaatcttaatATTCTCATTAGCTCATTTTCTTCTGTTGAATTAATACTATTACATACATAATGAAACTTAAGCATAATTTATCAAGGAGTTTTGTTCGCTTTGGTTAACAAGAGAGTAAAATAGAATAtcattgttaaaattttattttgaaggtCTTCAAATTTTAAGGACTTTCTAAAGAAATGCTTGGAAAAGAATGTGGATGCTAGGTGGACTACATCTCAGCTGCTGCAGGTAAGATAAGAATATGACAACAGAAAATCATATAATTGTTTTAAcatctctttaagaaaaatacaatttcaGATTCATTCAGTGTGctctcttttcacttttttccctgTGGAAAGTCAacatacatttgctttataaagatAAGTGCTGCTGTTACTAACAGGCATTCAGCTTCTAAGTCATTCTTCCTGTGTTTTGATTCAGTTTGAttatgttcttttcattttgttagttACTTCCTTTATGTCTCTCCAGTACTAGAAAGCAAGCACCTTGAGGGCAAGGATCATgagctaattaatttttttattaaagtaaatattgttgaattttgAAAAACGATGGGTgttaagtaaatattaaatatttaaaaactgtgttAAAGTGATTGGATAAATTTATATTTGCAGGATCTGTTtgtaatatataaagtaaaaatttgtcaaataataaatattacaggTGGACAAATAGAATGGCAAATCTCGAGGCAGTTACTGTTAGGTTGAGGTATTATGTAACTCCTGCATTATAGTGTTTTAATTAAGTTGAtctatttgggggaaaatagtGGAAAAAATTGCCTTGCTGTGTATAAGTATATCTCTGGAACacactttctattattttttcactaCCCCCATATTTGAAGGCCTTACTCTGTGACAGACATTAAGTTTTGAGtatacagagatgaataaaatgtCATATTATTCTCAAGAACATTAGAACCAGGTCAAAAATACAGGTGTTGTTAGACACTTTTAACAGAACTCTAAAgctttttgtaatttgttttttattgaggCTGTGATAGAATTTATATAGATTGTTGTTACTTTTCAAGAAATAGTAATGTACTGATttgaaactttaaattttaatttaaattttcaattatgAAATTTTCAAGCATACAGAAAAGTATATGTACTACTATCCagataaaagggtacttcaaaaaattcatggaaagatagaattaaaagataatatgagtcttttcacgaactttttgaagtaccctcacataacAAGTTATGTCATTTTTGATCAATTTGCTTCGGATTCTTAAAAAAGCACAGATCCAGTTGCAGGCAGTTCCTACTTTTGCTCCACACTTGTCCCACATGTAACATTATCTGAGGGTTTTTTCCTGCccgtatatttatatttttaacacataaaaatatgtgttttgtgtgtttaaaactttctttacaaGCATTTCAGCTGTTATTGAgtgctttctttttaatgatcAACAGCATCCCTTTGTTACTGTTGATTCCAACAAACCAATCCGAGAATTGATTGCAGAGGCAAAGGCTGAAGTAACAGAAGAAGTGGAAGATGGCAAAGAGGAAGATGATGAGGAGGAAACCGAAAATTCTCTGGTCAGTACTTAGAAAGGAAATTCCATTTAGTTAATTTTTAGAGTTGGGTTTTGAGGTGTGGTTGCACCTGTATCTAAGGATTAATTGATGGGTGGCAGTacaaaaaccttttattttagaGGTGAAGATTAATAGCAGGGTTGCTCCTTGCTACCCATTTTTGTTATACTAATTATGTGAAGAACTGTcagttctttaaattatttttataacttcacCTTTTACTGAATAAAGATATTAAATCATCATATATCTGTAAACATTGTTTTGGTCACTATCTTGAGTTTATGTTTTAAcactaaaaatgtttgaaatcttTTTTAGCCAATACCTGCAAGTAAGCGTGCTTCCTCTGACCTTAGTATCGCCAGCTCTGAAGAAGATAAACTTTCACAAAATGCTTGTATTTTGGAATCTGTCTCAGAAAAAACAGAACATAATCCTTCTGAAGATAAATTTATCAACAAAATTCCTAATGAAAAACCCACCATTGATGAGCCTGAAAAGGCTGCGGAGGGTGTTAATGAACATGTTAATGATGCTCGTGTAGAAGCTGTGACTGAACTCCATAACAGAACAACAGTAATCAAGGAGAatgggagggaagagaagagacccaAGCTTGAAAATCCTTCTGACACAGAAGACCAAGAAACCATGGACATTAATTCAGTCAgtgaaggaaaagagaataatataataacaTTAGAGTCAAATATTGAATATAGTCTGACACCTGAGGAAGAAAGGGATCAGGAAAAGCAACAGATGTTTGAAAATAAACTTATAAAGtctgaagaaattaaagatactACTATTCAGACAATGGATTTAGTTTCTCAAGAGACTGGAGAAAAAGAGGCAGATGTTCAGGTAATTGACAGTGAAGTTGGGCTTACAAAGGAAGATACCCAAGAGAAATTGGGAAAAGATGACAAAACTCAGGAAGATGTGATCAGTGATATAAGCAATGTGGTGGGAACAAATGAGGCAGTAGATGTTGCCTGGAAGGCAGCTGAAAACAGTGCTGGCAGTGGTCAGAGTAACGATGCGAAAGAAGGAGTGGAAATAGTCCAGAAGTTAAATAAGCCTGCGGAGGGTCCTGAGGCTAGTGGTACTGAGGAAGTTCCTACAAAAGAAATAGTTGAAACTAATGAGGTAGATAAAAAATCTGTAGAAGGTAAAACTGACGAACCAGTAATCAACAGTTTAGAGAACATATTGAAGACCAATGAGGAACCAGGGACAAATGAAATTGAGGAAATTATTGAGACAAATAGCACTGAAGAAACAGAAGTCAGAAGTGCAGTGATTGATACTGACCGAAAGGATTTAGGAAGTGAAACTCGGGACGCTCATAAAGTCACTACTCAGATAgatataggaaagaaagaaattccataTGAAGTGCCAATTAAAATGGAACCTCAAGTTACTGAAGCTTCACAGCCCAGTCAACCTCAGCCTGTTCCAATACCCAGTATTAATATTAACTctgaagatgcagaaaataaaggagaaataggtGCTTTATCAAAAACTGAAACCATTCTACTACCTGAATCtgagaatcaaaaggaaaatgatgCTGATTCAGGCACTGGCTCCACTGCTGATAATAGCAGCGCTGACTTGAATTTATCCATCTCTAGTTTCCTAAGTAAAAGTAAAGACAGTGGATCAATATCTTTACAGGTAAGTGTACACAggtttttgtttgggtttttctttatcattttggTAACTTAGCATTTATGTGAGACTGATGTCttgaaaataaaacagcattAAATAAGTGTAATATTAACTCTATAAATTCTTATGGCCTATGAAGGCAGTCAATTAAAAAAGAACCAATGAGAGAGACTTTGGATGTAATCTTCTTCAAGTTTTTTGGTAGGACCTACCTAGTTTTGCAAACCTGATATAGATAAACAGTATGATATAGTTGCTTGGTGTGATTGAGGTTCTTTGCACATATCCAGATGCAATTTTAGCAAGagtcaataataaatgaaagaattgaGAAGTTGAAAGAACATTCTGTTTTTAAGCGTGTTTAGGGTGTAAACTGGCCCATGCAGATGACCACTCTTGCTGCCTTAGTCACAACCATTGCTACTGCCATGAGAACCATTgtagggaaaacaaacaaaacccaaaactaaaACCCAGAATACTTGGAGCTTTTAGAACATAATTTTCAAGTTTTAGTGTGCTTTGGAGTTACCAGGGGGAGCCTGGAGTGGATCGCAAGAATCAATATTTG
Above is a genomic segment from Cynocephalus volans isolate mCynVol1 chromosome 7, mCynVol1.pri, whole genome shotgun sequence containing:
- the SLK gene encoding STE20-like serine/threonine-protein kinase isoform X1, which produces MSFFNFRKIFKLGSEKKKKQYEHVKRDLNPEEFWEIIGELGDGAFGKVYKAQNKETSVLAAAKVIDTKSEEELEDYMVEIDILASCDHPNIVKLLDAFYYENNLWILIEFCAGGAVDAVMLELERPLTESQIQVVCKQTLEALNYLHDNKIIHRDLKAGNILFTLDGDIKLADFGVSAKNTRTIQRRDSFIGTPYWMAPEVVMCETSKDRPYDYKADVWSLGITLIEMAEIEPPHHELNPMRVLLKIAKSEPPTLAQPSKWSSNFKDFLKKCLEKNVDARWTTSQLLQHPFVTVDSNKPIRELIAEAKAEVTEEVEDGKEEDDEEETENSLPIPASKRASSDLSIASSEEDKLSQNACILESVSEKTEHNPSEDKFINKIPNEKPTIDEPEKAAEGVNEHVNDARVEAVTELHNRTTVIKENGREEKRPKLENPSDTEDQETMDINSVSEGKENNIITLESNIEYSLTPEEERDQEKQQMFENKLIKSEEIKDTTIQTMDLVSQETGEKEADVQVIDSEVGLTKEDTQEKLGKDDKTQEDVISDISNVVGTNEAVDVAWKAAENSAGSGQSNDAKEGVEIVQKLNKPAEGPEASGTEEVPTKEIVETNEVDKKSVEGKTDEPVINSLENILKTNEEPGTNEIEEIIETNSTEETEVRSAVIDTDRKDLGSETRDAHKVTTQIDIGKKEIPYEVPIKMEPQVTEASQPSQPQPVPIPSININSEDAENKGEIGALSKTETILLPESENQKENDADSGTGSTADNSSADLNLSISSFLSKSKDSGSISLQETRRQKKTLKKTRKFIVDGVEVSVTTSKIVTDSDSKTEELRFLRRQELRELRFLQKEEQRAQQQLNSKLQQQREQIFRRFEQEMMSKKRQYDQEIENLEKQQKQTIERLEQEHTNRLRDEAKRIKGEQEKELSKFQNMLKNRKKEEQEFVQKQQQELDGSLKKIIQQQKAELANIERECLNNKQQLMRAREAAIWELEERHLQEKHQLLKQQLKDQYFMQRHQLLKRHEKETEQMQRYNQRLIEEMKNRQTQERARLPKIQRSEAKTRMAMFKKSLRINSTATPDQDRDKIKQFAGQEEKRQKNERMAQHQKHENQMRDLQLQCEANVRELHQLQNEKCHLLVEHETQKLKELDEEHSQELKEWREKLRPRKKTLEEEFARKLQEQEVFFKMTGESECLNPSAQSRISKFYPIPSLHSTGS
- the SLK gene encoding STE20-like serine/threonine-protein kinase isoform X2, translating into MSFFNFRKIFKLGSEKKKKQYEHVKRDLNPEEFWEIIGELGDGAFGKVYKAQNKETSVLAAAKVIDTKSEEELEDYMVEIDILASCDHPNIVKLLDAFYYENNLWILIEFCAGGAVDAVMLELERPLTESQIQVVCKQTLEALNYLHDNKIIHRDLKAGNILFTLDGDIKLADFGVSAKNTRTIQRRDSFIGTPYWMAPEVVMCETSKDRPYDYKADVWSLGITLIEMAEIEPPHHELNPMRVLLKIAKSEPPTLAQPSKWSSNFKDFLKKCLEKNVDARWTTSQLLQHPFVTVDSNKPIRELIAEAKAEVTEEVEDGKEEDDEEETENSLPIPASKRASSDLSIASSEEDKLSQNACILESVSEKTEHNPSEDKFINKIPNEKPTIDEPEKAAEGVNEHVNDARVEAVTELHNRTTVIKENGREEKRPKLENPSDTEDQETMDINSVSEGKENNIITLESNIEYSLTPEEERDQEKQQMFENKLIKSEEIKDTTIQTMDLVSQETGEKEADVQVIDSEVGLTKEDTQEKLGKDDKTQEDVISDISNVVGTNEAVDVAWKAAENSAGSGQSNDAKEGVEIVQKLNKPAEGPEASGTEEVPTKEIVETNEVDKKSVEGKTDEPVINSLENILKTNEEPGTNEIEEIIETNSTEETEVRSAVIDTDRKDLGSETRDAHKVTTQIDIGKKEIPYEVPIKMEPQVTEASQPSQPQPVPIPSININSEDAENKGEIGALSKTETILLPESENQKENDADSGTGSTADNSSADLNLSISSFLSKSKDSGSISLQETRRQKKTLKKTRKFIVDGVEVSVTTSKIVTDSDSKTEELRFLRRQELRELRFLQKEEQRAQQQLNSKLQQQREQIFRRFEQEMMEQEFVQKQQQELDGSLKKIIQQQKAELANIERECLNNKQQLMRAREAAIWELEERHLQEKHQLLKQQLKDQYFMQRHQLLKRHEKETEQMQRYNQRLIEEMKNRQTQERARLPKIQRSEAKTRMAMFKKSLRINSTATPDQDRDKIKQFAGQEEKRQKNERMAQHQKHENQMRDLQLQCEANVRELHQLQNEKCHLLVEHETQKLKELDEEHSQELKEWREKLRPRKKTLEEEFARKLQEQEVFFKMTGESECLNPSAQSRISKFYPIPSLHSTGS